TGTACTTGTAAAAATTGCAACCACACTTATTAAAACCCTCAATTCTATTGGGAATATCAGAAGGATCTTTTTCTCGTGTAAACACAAATACTGTATCTGTAATAACATTAATGTGAGTTATTGTTGATGccaaaaattagaatttacCGTTCATAACAACAACAAGGTATCTTTTGCAATCAGCTCCAACGATTTTAGCTATTTCATCAGCTAAAAGATTTATAGATTAAAAAAGGAATCTGTAaggtttttaaagttttacttGAATGGTGTTTATAAGTAGAACTGTTTCTTTCTCTTGTGGCGTATATTATTGATAATTCGGGATATTCACTGAAAATAAGTATCGTAGAGGATGTAGGGaaagatttattttgtatactaaccttccttttttaattaagtgtTGCTTTTTAAGTAATCCCGGTTTAACTTCTGatatatttcttattaaacaacaattttcGCATTTATCGCTTCCACCATAACCATACCATAATCCataacactaaaaataaaaaatttcaaataaagttaatttaattttgaaataattttacagCTTTTGCGGCCGCTTCGGTACTTTTATTAAGTGCGAAAGCTTCGCAATCGTTTGGAAGCGAAGCTTTAACTGTGAGAAACTCaaacataataattattgttataatcagcaacattttaatgtttttaaaacgaATTGATTGTAAAATGAGTGGTTTATATAGGAATTGTTATCATTTTAATAAGCTTGTTAATAATGCAACagtttttgttgaaatttctttatattttttctaattataaaggagttttttatattataacacTTTTTAAGGTAAAAAGATATCCTTGAAAggcacatttttaaaaattccatttaaaacAGATTCTGTAACCGATTCCATAACAGATCCAAAAAAGGGAAAGGCATCTTTCGCGATTACATCCCAATTTTCGTtgagatttttattaaattcatcatctaaaacaagaattaattaactttttctaattACTTAGAGAAGAAACTTACTTAACTGTTGATTATCTCCGAAAAGCTTATCCATATAAAAATAAgttcttttacttttaaaatcaaattttctactggttatttctaaatattcctcattattttttggttttaatgtGTAATTTGCCCGGTACGTGTAAGAACCTTccactaaaatttttatatttattaatttttaatttaatttatgaattaattaccAATCGTGGTGTTTCCTTTTCCGTTTCCTTTTATTGGAATTGATAATAACACACCGAGAGCATCATAATTAGATATCATTTCTAATCTATCGATAACTCCTTGTATTTCTAAAGTTTTCTTTACTGGATCCAAgcttaaaacaataataacataataacatttttaataagattaacTTCATGTCGTTTTGGATGTTTTATCGgcaaatttagttaaatctacaataaaattaaggttttttttttccaGCTGAATTAAGGTTAGGTTGTATTGTTGTCATTTGTAACAACCAAGATGGGCGAATTTCAATTCCACcaacttcaaaaaaataaaatcattaaaaaatatttgtttaattaacacaatttaaggaatatttgaaagtaatttctattaattactagttttaattcgttttattAACCCAATTAAGCGATTAATTAATGAatccaattttatttcattttaatttatgtgaTTTACTTccagatttattttttgacatttgagaTTATGTCATTGTGAATTGTAAGCGGCTTCTTCACGTTTgaattgatgattttcttaaaatgaATAACTTTATATGGGTTATTACTACATTTCAACCAGCAAATAATCCTTTTTGGAAGCTTTAATGAAggtaaataaaagtttttgcttaaaaatcttgtttatatttaaagtttaaaaaacaatttcattttaaactaCATTAACGTTAATTCAACTTTAACGTTTAAGTCAGTTAATActttaaaagttgattttgGCTTTTTAaagcataatttttaatgtttttaatagaaagtttatattattttggaacGTTATAATTAACTTGGAGAGTGTTGCATAGCAACGACCAAGATGGGCGAATTTCAATTCCACcaacttcaaaaaaataaaatcattttgtttaattaacacaattTACGGAATGTTTGAAAgtaatttctattaattactagttttaattcgttttattAACCCAATTAagcgattaattaattaatctaattttatttcattttaatttgtgATTTACTTccagatttattttttgacatttgaggttatgtcattGTGAATTGTAAGCGGCTTCTTCACGTTtgaattgatgattttcgtaAAATGAATAACTTTATATCGGTTATTACTACATTTCAATCAGCAAATAATCCTTTTTGGAAGCTTTAATGAAggtaaataaaagtttttgcttaaaaatcttgtttgtatttaaagtttaaaaagcaatttcattttaaactacatttaacgttaatttaactttaacgTTTAAGTCAGTTCATACTTTAAAAGTCGATTATGGCTTTTTAaagcataatttttaatgtttttaatataaagttaaaattattttggaacaTTACAATTAATTTGGAGAGTGTTGCGTAGCAACGACCAAGATGGGCGAATTTCAATTCCACcaacttcaaaaaaataaaatcattaaaaaatatttgtttaattaacacaatttaaggaatatttgaaagtaatttctattaattactagttttaattcgttttattAACCCAATTAAGCGATTAATTAATGAatccaattttatttcattttaatttatgtgaTTTACTTccagatttattttttgacatttgaggttatgtcattGTGAATTGTAAGCGGCTCCTTCACGTTTgaattgatgattttcttaaaatgaATAACTTTATATGGGTTATTACTACATTTCAATCAGCAAATAATCCTTTTTGGAAGCTTTAATGCAggtaaataaaagtttttgcttaaaaatcttgtttatatttaaagtttaaaaagcaATTTCGTTTTAAACTACATTTaacgttaatttaattttaacgtttaAGTCAGTTCATACTTTAAAAGTCGATTATGACTTTTTAaagcataatttttaatgtttttaatataaagtttaACTTATTTTGGAACGTCATAATTAACTTGGAGAGTGTTGCGTAGCAACGACCAAGATGGGCGAATTTCAATTCCACcaacttcaaaaaaataaaaacattaaaaaaattttgtttaattaacacaatttaaggaatatttaaaagtaatttttattaattactagTTTTAATTCGTTTCATTAAGCTAATTAAacgattaattaatgaatccaattttatttcattttaatttacgtGATTTACTTccagatttattttttgacatttgaggttatgtcattGTGAATTATAAGCGGCTTCTTCACGTTTgaattgatgattttcttaaaatgaataactttgatgtgttattattacattacAATCAACAAATAATCCTTTTTGGATGCTTTAATGaaggtaaataaaaatttttgcttaaaactttatttatctgatttattttcagatttattttttgacgtttgaggttatgtcattATTGTGAACTGTCAAAGTTAGATTATGTTTGAATTGATGGGTTACAAACACTAAAAAATCTTCAATTGCTGTTGTAATGAAGGTAGGTTAAAGTTTTTCCTTTTATCTttcgattaaattaataattttaaaattaaactcacCTAAACTCGgttactttaatatttttcaaatcactTGTGGTAACGTTGTTTAATATCAACCTAGAATTTGAATTTACCTCAAATTTTACTTCCGGAATAATAATCGGatctaaattttgaattttatactttttatcacctaaaaaatgatttttaataacattttttaatcaattaatgtttaaatgaaCCTTTTACTATTCTAGAAATCGCTTTATTTGCACTAGAAATTGCACATTTTGAAAACGATTCATCGGAAAGGCTACATTTTGTGATATAGCtagctaaaaaaattatttatcgataattaattgatgaaaatCGAAAAACTTACGTAAATTTGCCCCCCAAATTGACTCGGCAAATAAGaaacaaactaaaataaacgatcttatttgtttcatctttaacactgtttttatttaaactggAATTGTCTCGTTAAGAGAAGCGTTTATATACCATTATGGACAAAACGGCTTTTTTTATTGTCTAGTTGATGAACTTGACCACTTTAAATGTTTAATCTTTACAGAATAAATGAAAACAGTGTTCAAGGTCGTATTGGTTTAATTGAGGTTAACAAGTAATGTTCCAAAAATAAAGGTAAAAAATCAGAAcacatttatttcttataaacTCTTTCTTAAAGTAAATAAAGCTCACATTGGAGgtaattaatcaaaagataacacttaaaaaagtttaataatgAAACACGTTTGCCgccttttaaaatatttatcacaTTTAATTGCTGgttaattatatatatgtatttttaattatatttactcAATTTCTAAGTGAATGTTTTCgtgattttttatataacgATGTTTTTCCTGTTCAAAGAGCGTGACGAGTTCCTTTATAAAAACAGCGTGGAGATCATCTATTTGCTCTCGAGTTGGATCTTCCACTTTTTTAACATCAATCGGTCTTccaacttaaaaaagaaaccaaattaaacattaaaatcaatttttttaaaacattttttacctAAAGTTGTAACTGGTTTTCTCTTTGGAATGATTCCATAATTATATTGGAAAAATCCTCTTCCAATTGGAATGGCCGGCGCCCATCCGATGTATTTCTTTAACGCTTCTTGTATATTCCTAATTTTCGATCCTTCCGGGTTATTAACTTGATTGTATAAATCGGTTTCTCCAAAAGAAATAACGGGTACTAAAGGAGCCCCGTTTTTTAGCGCTAATCGAACGAAtccttttcgattttttaaaattaatctgtACTCCCCCGGCCGGCAATTAAAAGCTTCTGCAGCTCCCCCAACCATTAAAGCGCAAACGTTTCCACCTTCCGGTTTACTTAAAACGTAATTAATCGAATCTTTCGAAGCGTCCAATCCCCCCAACCCCAACGCCAACTCCCTAAAGAACGGCATAACGTAATGTTGTTTTAAAGTCATCACATACGGGGTGTGATAAGGGAATAAATCGTGAAAACCTCCGGTTTTCGTTCCAAAAGCCGAAAACGGACCCGTCGATAACATTCCATGGGGGAAACAACAAAATAGGTAATTTTTATGGGGATCCAAGCTAACCCATGGTACTCTTTCTAAACTTAAAgggaaataatgttttaagtaTTTCCACCAAGTCCAATCTCTTATCCATTCCGAACGTCTTCCGCCGCGTTCGCTAATTTTGCTGTCTGGACCCCAAATCcagattaaatataaaattacgAGCCATCGCAAGGAGGAGAAAACGATGAGGTAGATTGATAAAAGGAGTCCTGCTAAACCTCCACCTATCATTATTACGAACCATGAAGCTGCAGCTACCGTTTGAAGACGACGCTTTAATGGTATGTTTAATGGGGCGAATTCTATCCCGAATATTTCCATCTAAAACAAAAAggttatttaagaaataagcAAAAAAATGGACGATTGCGTTtcattaagccgaggtcgcttgcggccgaggcaataGATTATTACATCACTTCATACTGCCTCGGGCGTGAGGAACCTCGGCTTAATGAAGTGCATCAGATTGCACCTCATCTAATtaaaccgaggtcgcttgcggacgaGGCAGTACAATATTGCATCAATTGTACTGCCTCGCTCGTCTTAATTTgagtgaaaataaataattgaagaGCCTGGTGCAAGAATGGGATAAGTAACAATATGTAAATTGTTCAGCAAAggcaaaaaacttttttaatttcatgtttGTATTTAAAGTGATTATTTGATTTGTACAAATAAGAATGACAATTTTATCTGAGCAAATGTCTGTTTTTCCATATATTGTGAAATCAtagtaaaaaaacaaattgtggtGCAAGAAGGAGATATATGaatccatatttaattttttttgggggAGTAGGAGAAaggatcaaaaaaaaaaaaatttttaacaacacgtaaaagatatcaaaaatcttCATCAGAAGAGCTACCGGCAGCTCTAAAGAAGCCACTGAATTGAAATGTGAGATTTTTGAAGCATAATACTTCAACttcaaagtttttcttttcttcttctgtATCTGCATtctctttcttattatttaagaTGTCACACAAAGACACTTACAAAGCGTAAGTGTCTTTGTGCGCTATTCTGAActttatgttaaaattttctcgGAAATCTACAGAAATCATACGATATTTGTGGTTTGTATGGACGATTATCTTATTTTAGTCGGTGCATATCCGGTTGGTATTTTTGAAGGTATATCGTACATTATTGATATGTTTAAATTGCTGAATAGGTAATATTTTGTGGTTCTTTTGTGGCTATAGTGGGAACATCGTTTTGGGAAACTGTTGATATGCAACAAGGTCTGTTGGAGTGTCAACCACCTATGCGAATTCGTATCTTAATACAAACATAGGTACACATAGAAAGTTGTCTAACATCATCGACAATACGACGTCTGATCATAATACAgtttaaactgtcaaaatggaataaaaagttataaatttaataatacctATCTTGTATTTGTAAGTATgcttttcttattaatttgtcatttctttttttccatCTAACAACCGTTTTTCCTCAGTTTCACCGTTGATGTGGACTTGTATCACTAgcccttttaattttttgtatatttcgtTTCCACATTTCTTTTACTACCGTGCTTCTGTTTCACCCTTTCTTCCTCTTCAGACCATCACTATCCATTTTAGTAAAGTTACTTTCACTGGAAGAGCTTATCACTGCGTAATGGTGTAACTATAGtatgttgaattaaaaatttgtcaacTCTAAGCTACAAAACATTGCGAATGACATTATAAAACATCAATCAAACGCCACCAACCGCTCACGGTACAAAAATGTCATTATTTATGTGTAATGGGCAAAGAATAGTATGGGATTGTCTGGTGCAATAACGGTATAAACGCACGTAACTTATCCCATTGTTGCACTAGTGTACAACACGGAATAAGTGATTTTCTCTCACAATTCTGATTCAGTTGGCAGAACATAATGCGTATTTATGTTAAACTAtaaatactaattttttttaaccgcTTTTAACAGAAATcccattttcttaaaattttgcGTATATCCCCTTCTTGCACCAGGCTCTTCAATTGCGTTTcgttaagccgaggtcgctgcggccgaggcaatagagtattatttcatttcataCTGTCTTGACCGTGAGTAGGTAGGCTCACCATACTTTGGCTAATGAGTTGACGATCAGGATATGTTGTATTAAAGAGCTCAACTACTTACTACgccattttttgatacttaggaaattgtttaaagtgattggttaccatagttactcatggctactgctatttttatcatgttATGCAAATTTGAatagttaaactttaaagtaatttttctcgaaagttttcttatgtaaccaatattaatattgactgtactgGATTCAGAAcaaaatcctctttcatattccgtaatattgcaaaaaatttaaatctttagacccgtttcagggatttttccataaataacCCGTTTGTAACGATTTTATGGCGTATATCCGTTAttttacggacacactgtatattgggacaaaataaaatgtgtatataattaacaataattaaacagtttaatttcttttaataattttttcagattaatatcatttgattatataattaacaacaattttgtctaatgaacaacacaaaaaacaaaatacatacCCTATTGCTTCTGATTAAActagaaaaatgtatattttaccTGACAACTTAATATTGGGACAATGCAAAGCAAGTTCCATAAAAATGGAACAAATTAAGATAAGTAAACTGTGGAAATAACgtaaaatgaaatgttaaatTGCCGGTTTGTTCTAAAGCTTGTAACATTGTTGCTGTTGAGTAAATCTGTATTTATCAGTTAAAATGGTGGTATCTGTACACAGTCAAAAATCCGTGAATtagtgattaaaaattattgccacaataaaacaatacgtgAAAAAGCAGACGAACTTAATATTCCTAAAAGCACAGCGTGGAAAGTAATTAAACATTATGGAGAAACTGggcaaattttagaaaaaaaaggtaaaagtTCAGGTCGTCCAAACTTAGTTTCtgatagaaataaaagaatacttgtaaaaatctgcaaaaaaggacgaagaaatattttaagacaAGTTACCGCTGAATGGAATAATGAAACTGGattaaatatatcaaaagAATGCTGTCGCAAATGGATTCTTAAAAGTGGATTAAAGTTTTACGAGGTTTACTTACaagcaataattaaaaaatgtcgcTTTcagaaaattgttgttttataaGCAAGAAAAACCACTATTAACAGTAAAACAAAAGAAAGCCAGGCTCGCATGGGCAAAATCTAAACTGTCTTGGTCAGCAGAAGACTTTTCCAGGATAATATTCAGCGATGAAtcgaaatttgcaataaacatGAGGCATTTCATAAAGATTGTTTAAAACGTTGTGTAAAATTTCGGAAGGGAGTAATCATTCGGGGCTGTATGACAGCTTCAAGATAAGGATGCTTTGAATTTATTGGCGCCGTGAACGCCgcaaaatatcaacaaatacTACAAAACAGCATACTACCACGTATCGTGCAGTTAAATGTtggcaaaaacaaaataatctgtttaattgttgttataGTATATTGTGTCTCAAGGGCAGAAAATAAGCATTAGCAGCCCGAGGCTATTAGCtaacaaacaaaattgcaaaaataaaactaattttataattttgtcgCAGTTTTGATTTCAACTGacgtttaatgaaaaattatgagaaacgtcaaaaatgtcCGCAAATGTCAATGAAGACTAACTAGATTGTGATGAAAAACTATAAAGTAGGGACGTT
This region of Onthophagus taurus isolate NC chromosome 3, IU_Otau_3.0, whole genome shotgun sequence genomic DNA includes:
- the LOC111419452 gene encoding uncharacterized protein; its protein translation is MLLIITIIIMFEFLTVKASLPNDCEAFALNKSTEAAAKACYGLWYGYGGSDKCENCCLIRNISEVKPGLLKKQHLIKKGSEYPELSIIYATRERNSSTYKHHSTDEIAKIVGADCKRYLVVVMNDTVFVFTREKDPSDIPNRIEGFNKCGCNFYKYNPNKNCINTNLPTC
- the LOC111419451 gene encoding circadian clock-controlled protein daywake-like isoform X1, whose protein sequence is MKQIRSFILVCFLFAESIWGANLPSYITKCSLSDESFSKCAISSANKAISRIVKGDKKYKIQNLDPIIIPEVKFEVNSNSRLILNNVTTSDLKNIKVTEFSLDPVKKTLEIQGVIDRLEMISNYDALGVLLSIPIKGNGKGNTTIVEGSYTYRANYTLKPKNNEEYLEITSRKFDFKSKRTYFYMDKLFGDNQQLNDEFNKNLNENWDVIAKDAFPFFGSVMESVTESVLNGIFKNVPFKDIFLP
- the LOC111419451 gene encoding circadian clock-controlled protein daywake-like isoform X2 encodes the protein MKQIRSFILVCFLFAESIWGANLRNYITKCSLSDESFSKCAISSANKAISRIVKGDKKYKIQNLDPIIIPEVKFEVNSNSRLILNNVTTSDLKNIKVTEFSLDPVKKTLEIQGVIDRLEMISNYDALGVLLSIPIKGNGKGNTTIVEGSYTYRANYTLKPKNNEEYLEITSRKFDFKSKRTYFYMDKLFGDNQQLNDEFNKNLNENWDVIAKDAFPFFGSVMESVTESVLNGIFKNVPFKDIFLP
- the LOC111419450 gene encoding 2-acylglycerol O-acyltransferase 1-like, which translates into the protein MEIFGIEFAPLNIPLKRRLQTVAAASWFVIMIGGGLAGLLLSIYLIVFSSLRWLVILYLIWIWGPDSKISERGGRRSEWIRDWTWWKYLKHYFPLSLERVPWVSLDPHKNYLFCCFPHGMLSTGPFSAFGTKTGGFHDLFPYHTPYVMTLKQHYVMPFFRELALGLGGLDASKDSINYVLSKPEGGNVCALMVGGAAEAFNCRPGEYRLILKNRKGFVRLALKNGAPLVPVISFGETDLYNQVNNPEGSKIRNIQEALKKYIGWAPAIPIGRGFFQYNYGIIPKRKPVTTLVGRPIDVKKVEDPTREQIDDLHAVFIKELVTLFEQEKHRYIKNHENIHLEIE